GCCACCCCACAAATCCGTGCGCCCTACCCCGCGACGAAACAGCGTGTCACCGGCAATCAGCAGCTTGGCCTCTGAAAACCAGAAGCTCATGGACCCCGGCGTGTGACCGGGCGTATGCAATGCCACGCCGCAGCCGCAGGCCAGTTCTTCATCATCAGACAACCAGCGATCGGGGGATGGAACCGGGGTATAAGGCACACCGAACATCTGGCATTGCATCTCCAGATTGTCCCAGAGGAACTGATCTTCCTTGTGCAGATGCAAGGTCGCGCCGGTTTTTTCCTTCAACTGACCGGAAGCCAGGAAATGATCCAGGTGCGCGTGGGTGTGAATGATGCTGACTACCTTCAGGCCCAAGGCGTCGAGCCGAGCCAGGATCAGCTCGTGATTACCACCCGGATCGACCACGATGGCCTTTTTCGTTACCGGATCGCCGATGATCGTGCAGTTGCACTGCAACGGGCCGACTGGGAAAGTTTCGCGGATGAGGGTCGGTAGTTGGGACATCGGGGCATGCTCGATAAACAGGGACGGGGGATTTTCGCACACATTGGCATCCCGCCCTTTACCGCCAT
This DNA window, taken from Pseudomonas fluorescens NCIMB 11764, encodes the following:
- a CDS encoding MBL fold metallo-hydrolase yields the protein MSQLPTLIRETFPVGPLQCNCTIIGDPVTKKAIVVDPGGNHELILARLDALGLKVVSIIHTHAHLDHFLASGQLKEKTGATLHLHKEDQFLWDNLEMQCQMFGVPYTPVPSPDRWLSDDEELACGCGVALHTPGHTPGSMSFWFSEAKLLIAGDTLFRRGVGRTDLWGGDQATIVRSIKQRLYTLDEDATVVTGHGPDTRLGDEMRDNPFVRA